One Mycobacterium sp. SMC-4 DNA window includes the following coding sequences:
- a CDS encoding MOSC domain-containing protein has protein sequence MKVVALWRFPVKSMGGGQVDRLRMDGRGAHADRLWAVRDVEKGVTASARRVPVLLQCSARYAAEPGQDAGPGNVPGVVITLPDGRELSSDDPAVDTALSELVGREMRLVALPPPKDTSAHRMSVQTSLANFSAGQVRRDFGLGDTDDLPDTSVFSTRQMLTLARYSTPPGAFVDLGPVHVLSTASLRNLSPDGKPYDVRRFRPNVVVDIGGDGYFPEAAWVGGQVRLGSVVLAVTNPTIRCVVPTRPQPGVELDTSLTRQLAQRTNRFLGVYADVTRPGTVSVGDDVSVVLPAPPRTFERAATAAGRMAARTTQRLLEATILRRKD, from the coding sequence ATGAAAGTCGTTGCACTCTGGCGTTTCCCGGTCAAGTCGATGGGCGGCGGCCAGGTGGACCGGCTGCGCATGGACGGGCGCGGTGCACACGCCGATCGGCTGTGGGCGGTGCGCGATGTCGAGAAGGGCGTGACCGCATCCGCACGCCGGGTTCCTGTGCTGCTCCAGTGTTCGGCTCGGTATGCCGCTGAACCCGGTCAGGACGCGGGGCCCGGAAACGTCCCCGGGGTGGTCATCACGTTGCCGGATGGTCGGGAGCTGAGCAGCGACGACCCCGCTGTGGATACCGCGCTGAGCGAACTGGTGGGCCGTGAGATGCGGCTGGTGGCGCTGCCGCCACCGAAGGACACCAGCGCACACCGGATGTCGGTGCAGACGTCGCTGGCGAACTTCTCCGCCGGCCAAGTCCGGCGCGATTTCGGTCTCGGCGATACCGATGACCTGCCCGATACCTCCGTATTCTCCACGCGTCAGATGCTGACGCTGGCGCGTTACTCGACGCCGCCCGGCGCATTCGTCGACCTCGGCCCGGTGCACGTGCTCAGCACCGCCAGTCTGCGCAACCTGTCGCCGGACGGGAAACCCTACGACGTCCGTCGGTTCCGGCCCAACGTCGTCGTCGACATCGGTGGTGACGGCTACTTTCCCGAAGCGGCCTGGGTCGGTGGCCAGGTGCGTCTCGGCTCGGTGGTGCTTGCGGTGACGAACCCGACGATCAGGTGCGTGGTGCCCACCCGCCCCCAGCCTGGGGTCGAACTCGACACGTCACTGACCCGCCAACTGGCCCAGCGCACGAACCGCTTCCTCGGCGTGTACGCCGACGTCACCAGGCCCGGCACTGTGTCGGTCGGAGACGATGTCAGTGTTGTATTACCTGCGCCGCCTCGGACTTTCGAGCGCGCAGCGACCGCAGCCGGCCGGATGGCCGCGCGGACAACGCAGAGGCTGCTCGAAGCGACCATCCTGCGCCGGAAGGATTGA
- a CDS encoding TetR/AcrR family transcriptional regulator: MADETDKSRVLAAATELFNERGVQAVGMDAIRDAAGIPLKRLYSYFPSKAALISAVLKQRDRATQQAMANFVEQRTDDPRERILAVFDYLGSWFAETDFRGCMFINSVGELGGTSPEVRRIARANKVALRDYLADLVAAAGLPSAYADELAILANGAIVAATIYGDGPEAAGSARHAATTILASA; this comes from the coding sequence GTGGCTGACGAAACAGACAAGAGTCGGGTACTCGCCGCGGCGACCGAACTGTTCAACGAACGCGGCGTCCAAGCGGTGGGGATGGACGCGATCCGCGACGCCGCCGGGATCCCGCTGAAACGGCTCTACTCCTACTTCCCATCCAAGGCCGCGCTCATCTCCGCGGTGCTGAAGCAGCGCGACCGCGCGACGCAACAGGCGATGGCCAACTTCGTCGAACAGCGCACCGACGACCCACGAGAACGGATCCTCGCGGTCTTCGACTATCTCGGCAGCTGGTTCGCCGAAACCGACTTCCGGGGCTGCATGTTCATCAACTCCGTTGGGGAGCTCGGCGGCACGTCGCCTGAGGTCCGACGGATCGCCCGGGCCAACAAGGTGGCGCTGCGCGACTACCTCGCCGACCTGGTGGCCGCAGCCGGACTGCCCTCCGCATACGCCGACGAGCTGGCCATCTTGGCCAACGGAGCGATTGTTGCCGCGACGATCTACGGCGACGGTCCAGAGGCGGCCGGCTCGGCCCGACACGCCGCGACGACGATCCTGGCGTCCGCCTAG
- a CDS encoding alpha/beta fold hydrolase, producing MTVFDTRYKTTTVDGWEVFYREAGDPDNPTLVLLHGFPSSSHMYRNLIAELSDTYHLIAPDYLGFGNSAAPSVEEFEYSFDALATIVTGLLDQLGADRFAIYVQDYGSPIGLRIATRVPERVTALITQNGNAYVEGFTPFWDVLFAHAKDRAANAAAAREFLQPKATHWQYTHGVPAHRLDRIAPETWRLDQTGLDRPGNADIQLQLFWDYQFNVEAYPAFQQYFRDHQPPTLVVWGRNDEIFAPAGAEAFQRDLPNAQIHLLDAGHFALETHGPEIAALIRSFLGELTA from the coding sequence GTGACGGTTTTCGACACCCGGTACAAGACAACAACGGTCGACGGTTGGGAGGTGTTCTACCGCGAAGCGGGCGATCCCGATAATCCGACGTTGGTGCTGCTGCACGGGTTCCCGAGCAGCTCGCACATGTACCGCAACCTCATCGCCGAACTGTCGGACACCTATCACCTGATCGCGCCCGACTATCTGGGCTTCGGGAACTCGGCAGCGCCTTCGGTCGAAGAATTCGAGTACAGCTTCGACGCGCTGGCCACCATCGTGACGGGATTGCTCGACCAACTGGGCGCGGACCGGTTCGCCATCTACGTCCAGGACTATGGCTCACCGATCGGACTGCGCATCGCCACCCGAGTCCCGGAGCGGGTGACCGCGCTGATCACCCAGAACGGCAACGCCTATGTCGAGGGGTTCACGCCCTTCTGGGACGTCCTGTTCGCCCACGCCAAGGATCGCGCCGCCAATGCCGCTGCCGCGCGGGAATTCTTGCAGCCGAAAGCGACTCACTGGCAATACACCCATGGCGTCCCTGCGCACCGGCTGGACCGCATCGCGCCGGAAACGTGGCGACTCGACCAGACCGGGCTGGACCGGCCCGGTAATGCGGACATCCAATTGCAGCTCTTCTGGGACTACCAGTTCAATGTCGAAGCCTATCCAGCGTTCCAGCAGTACTTCCGCGACCATCAGCCACCGACCCTGGTGGTGTGGGGACGCAATGACGAGATCTTCGCCCCAGCAGGCGCCGAGGCCTTTCAACGCGATCTCCCCAATGCCCAGATCCACCTGCTCGATGCCGGGCACTTCGCGCTCGAAACACACGGCCCGGAGATCGCGGCGCTGATCCGTTCGTTCCTCGGCGAGTTGACCGCCTGA
- a CDS encoding sodium:alanine symporter family protein, whose translation MEFIQQHLIDPVSELLYSYILVYLLVGVGIYFTVRTRFIQVRYFTRMIKQLTHSRTHCDGVSPFQAFCVGLASRVGTGNIAGVAIALTIGGPGAIFWMWVVAAIGMATALIEATLGQIFKVRADDGSFRGGPAFYIQRGLGSRAGGIVFAILLIFTFGIAFNMVQANAISDVVNGAYAVDVRWITAGLVILAAPVLFGGVRRVARVAEVVLPLMAIVYGLLALVIVALNIDYLPEVLTQIIGGAFGLTELAGGFTGGIAAALLNGVKRGLFSNEAGMGSVPNVAATATVSHPVKQGLIQSVAVFVDTMVICTATAFIIMVSGPTIYDPSTPTRVEGATLTQAAIADSLGTWTVWLMTLLVFVFAFSSVLGNYVYAEINLFFLGAGRKSINVFRVFVLMAIGVGGVSQLTAVWALADVAMGLMALVNLVAIVLLGKWAFAAIKDFHRQTEAGLDPVFVAEDAGLPGPLEGDIWRGEATVKR comes from the coding sequence GTGGAGTTCATCCAGCAGCACCTGATCGACCCCGTCAGCGAACTGCTGTACAGCTACATCCTGGTCTACCTGCTGGTGGGCGTGGGCATCTACTTCACGGTCCGCACCCGCTTCATCCAAGTGCGCTACTTCACCCGGATGATCAAGCAACTCACCCACTCCCGAACCCACTGCGACGGCGTGTCTCCGTTCCAGGCGTTCTGCGTCGGGCTGGCCTCCCGGGTCGGTACCGGCAATATCGCTGGCGTGGCGATCGCGCTGACCATCGGCGGGCCGGGGGCGATCTTCTGGATGTGGGTGGTCGCCGCTATCGGGATGGCCACCGCACTGATCGAGGCGACACTGGGTCAGATCTTCAAGGTCCGCGCTGACGATGGTTCGTTCCGCGGCGGCCCAGCCTTCTACATCCAGCGCGGCCTGGGGTCGCGTGCGGGCGGCATCGTCTTTGCGATCCTGCTGATTTTCACTTTCGGTATCGCGTTCAACATGGTGCAGGCCAACGCGATCAGTGATGTCGTCAACGGTGCGTATGCCGTGGACGTCCGGTGGATCACTGCCGGACTGGTCATCCTGGCCGCGCCCGTGCTGTTCGGCGGTGTGCGGCGGGTCGCACGCGTCGCCGAAGTGGTGTTGCCGCTGATGGCGATTGTTTACGGACTGCTGGCGCTGGTGATCGTCGCGCTCAACATCGACTACCTGCCCGAGGTGCTGACCCAGATCATCGGCGGCGCCTTCGGTTTGACCGAACTCGCCGGCGGATTCACCGGCGGTATCGCCGCAGCGCTGCTCAACGGCGTCAAACGCGGGTTGTTCTCCAACGAGGCCGGCATGGGCAGCGTGCCGAACGTCGCGGCGACGGCGACTGTTTCACATCCGGTGAAACAGGGACTCATTCAATCGGTAGCCGTGTTCGTCGACACGATGGTGATCTGCACCGCGACCGCATTCATCATCATGGTCTCCGGCCCCACCATCTACGATCCATCTACACCCACGCGGGTGGAAGGCGCCACGCTGACTCAGGCGGCGATCGCCGACAGCCTGGGCACCTGGACGGTGTGGCTGATGACGCTGCTGGTGTTCGTCTTCGCGTTCTCCTCGGTCCTCGGAAACTATGTCTACGCCGAGATCAACCTGTTCTTCCTGGGCGCCGGCCGCAAGTCGATCAACGTGTTCCGAGTGTTCGTTCTGATGGCGATCGGGGTGGGCGGTGTCTCGCAGTTGACGGCGGTGTGGGCGCTGGCGGACGTGGCGATGGGGCTGATGGCGCTGGTAAACCTGGTGGCGATTGTGTTGCTCGGCAAGTGGGCGTTCGCTGCGATCAAGGACTTCCACCGCCAGACTGAAGCGGGACTCGACCCGGTCTTCGTCGCCGAGGATGCCGGCCTGCCCGGTCCGCTGGAGGGCGACATCTGGCGCGGTGAGGCCACCGTCAAGCGGTGA
- a CDS encoding EAL domain-containing protein produces MGRIAEQACAFTQNADGAAVTLLRASDNAYVTISACGVLSTAVGFVVPKETSFQGMAAKEKRPKLIDDALADQRLSPLVRAMNKQWGTRSWAAIPLEYNDCDIGSLLLAAKESGAFTDADVEPMLAISEFISALIGASAQISTLLTQVLTDSDERGQRALTARFVASVMLPEAAEVEGLQAELNGLLAAADVPSVVFQPIVHLATGRPIAYEGLSRFPVTSALTPKQWFTTARRLGQGVAFEHAAVRAVLAAACHIPDGYPVAVNLSPSAVRDHSIQELLISQVRPLIVEITEHEPFPESLTADLAPLRSSGASVAIDDAGAGYASFTQLMRLRPDIIKIDGELIEGIDQDPVKRAFVTALNALGAELGATVVAEAVETTDELETLTRLGIEYGQGFLLGCPQSDPLVPPGPP; encoded by the coding sequence ATGGGCCGCATCGCCGAACAGGCATGTGCGTTCACACAGAATGCCGATGGTGCGGCCGTGACGCTGCTGCGCGCCTCGGACAACGCATACGTGACCATTTCTGCGTGCGGTGTGCTCTCCACTGCTGTCGGCTTCGTGGTACCCAAGGAGACCAGCTTTCAAGGCATGGCGGCCAAGGAGAAGCGGCCGAAGCTGATAGACGACGCGTTGGCGGACCAACGCCTGTCTCCGCTTGTGCGCGCCATGAATAAGCAGTGGGGCACTCGTTCCTGGGCGGCTATTCCCCTGGAGTACAACGATTGCGATATCGGTTCACTACTGCTGGCCGCGAAGGAATCTGGTGCGTTCACCGACGCGGATGTCGAACCTATGCTTGCGATCAGCGAGTTCATCTCCGCCCTGATCGGCGCCAGCGCGCAGATCTCGACGTTGTTGACCCAAGTGCTGACAGACAGTGATGAGCGCGGACAACGCGCCCTCACGGCGCGATTCGTCGCCTCGGTGATGCTGCCCGAGGCTGCCGAAGTAGAAGGACTCCAAGCCGAACTGAATGGGTTGCTCGCTGCGGCGGATGTTCCCAGCGTGGTGTTCCAGCCGATTGTCCATCTGGCCACCGGCAGGCCTATCGCCTACGAGGGGTTGTCGCGCTTTCCCGTCACCTCGGCGCTGACTCCGAAGCAATGGTTCACTACCGCCCGGCGCCTGGGCCAGGGTGTCGCCTTCGAGCACGCCGCTGTGCGGGCAGTCCTTGCCGCTGCGTGCCACATCCCCGACGGATATCCGGTGGCGGTCAACTTGAGCCCCAGCGCAGTGCGGGATCACTCGATTCAAGAGTTGCTGATCAGCCAGGTCCGTCCGCTGATCGTGGAAATTACTGAGCACGAACCATTTCCGGAGTCCCTCACCGCTGATCTCGCTCCGCTTCGCAGTAGCGGTGCATCGGTGGCCATCGATGATGCGGGCGCCGGGTATGCCAGCTTCACTCAGCTGATGCGTCTACGCCCCGACATCATCAAGATCGACGGTGAGTTGATCGAAGGCATCGACCAGGATCCCGTCAAACGAGCGTTTGTCACGGCGTTGAACGCCTTGGGTGCTGAGTTAGGTGCCACGGTCGTGGCCGAAGCTGTGGAGACAACCGACGAGCTCGAGACGTTGACGCGGCTAGGCATCGAGTACGGCCAGGGCTTCCTCCTGGGGTGTCCGCAGTCTGACCCTCTGGTCCCGCCCGGCCCGCCCTAG
- a CDS encoding nitroreductase family deazaflavin-dependent oxidoreductase yields MRVPRRVAEFNRRVTNPLARSATPWLPGLGTLEHVGRKSGRRYRTPLLVFRTQDGFAILIGYGLETDWLKNVLAGGPTVLHKRGQAIALSNPEVMTKAEAEPLVTARSKLFYRLFPYNEAALILTRVH; encoded by the coding sequence ATGCGAGTGCCGCGGAGAGTCGCGGAATTCAACAGACGAGTCACCAATCCACTGGCCCGCTCGGCCACACCCTGGCTGCCCGGATTGGGGACGCTCGAGCACGTCGGACGCAAATCGGGTAGGCGGTACCGAACGCCCCTTCTTGTCTTCAGGACCCAAGACGGCTTCGCCATCCTCATCGGCTACGGACTCGAAACGGATTGGCTGAAGAACGTCCTTGCCGGTGGACCCACGGTGCTCCACAAGCGTGGCCAGGCCATCGCGCTGTCGAATCCCGAAGTGATGACCAAGGCCGAGGCCGAACCCCTCGTCACGGCCCGTTCCAAGCTGTTCTACCGCCTGTTTCCCTATAACGAGGCAGCCCTGATCCTCACACGGGTGCATTAG
- a CDS encoding oxygenase MpaB family protein, giving the protein MVLSREVAAIRSGLGRAVFGMVAGPDGPDNRARIHGTPGPRWFAEDRPIRRVHADASMFVGGLRALLLQSLHPLAMAGVAAHSDYRADPWGRLQRTSTFLAVTTFGADADAQRAVDRVRGIHRRVRGVAPDGTPYDADDPHLLEWVHIAEIDSFLLAHQLYGARPLDQAGRDAYVADAARVATALGVLDPPRTEDELRVRINEYRPELRGTAAARDAARFLLLTPPLPLAARAPYGVLAASAVAMLPGWARKPLWLPYLPPLEATAVRAAGRVLIGGIRWVMTARHDEHAPESPASAAR; this is encoded by the coding sequence ATGGTGCTGTCGCGGGAAGTGGCTGCGATCAGGAGCGGCTTGGGTCGCGCAGTGTTCGGGATGGTCGCGGGCCCGGACGGGCCGGACAACCGCGCCCGGATTCATGGCACACCGGGTCCTCGGTGGTTCGCCGAGGACCGCCCGATCCGGCGCGTCCACGCCGACGCGTCGATGTTCGTCGGAGGATTGCGCGCGTTGTTGCTGCAGTCCTTGCATCCCTTGGCGATGGCAGGGGTCGCCGCCCACTCTGACTACCGCGCCGATCCGTGGGGACGCCTGCAACGCACCAGCACTTTTCTCGCGGTGACGACCTTCGGAGCCGACGCCGACGCGCAACGGGCCGTCGACAGGGTCCGCGGCATCCACCGCCGGGTGCGCGGGGTGGCGCCGGACGGCACCCCGTATGACGCGGACGATCCCCACCTTCTCGAATGGGTGCACATCGCCGAGATCGACAGCTTCCTCCTGGCACACCAGCTCTACGGGGCCCGGCCGCTGGATCAGGCCGGCCGCGACGCCTACGTCGCCGACGCCGCCCGCGTCGCAACCGCCCTGGGCGTGCTGGACCCACCCCGCACCGAGGATGAATTGCGCGTGCGGATCAACGAATACCGACCGGAGCTGCGCGGCACCGCTGCCGCCCGCGACGCCGCGCGATTCTTGCTGTTGACGCCGCCGTTGCCGTTAGCCGCACGCGCACCGTACGGGGTGCTGGCTGCCAGCGCGGTGGCGATGCTGCCTGGGTGGGCGCGAAAGCCTCTGTGGCTACCGTATTTGCCGCCCCTGGAAGCCACCGCAGTGCGGGCGGCGGGACGAGTGCTCATCGGTGGGATCCGGTGGGTCATGACGGCCCGTCACGATGAACACGCCCCGGAGAGTCCGGCTTCAGCAGCTCGGTGA
- a CDS encoding HNH endonuclease signature motif containing protein encodes MYVRSMSTGGVQAAVAAVRAAFDELAGCDVDLLTRTDLVGALDELETLWCQMPSVRNRMLARLQKEATPKEMGAKSWKQVLSVRWRISAGEAHRRLTEASLLAPRQALTGSPLPPALSATASAQALGVINDEHVAVIRKAVDNLPGFVDPVTREQFEIQLVGTAVKHGPRELKDCAERTLFLLDQDGPEPDDTERARKRSVLASRQRSDGMIDLRATLTPEAWAVWEPILARFAAPGMCNPDDPHPCTSGTPSQAQIDNDGRSLGQRQHDALLAAGRIALMSGELGKLNGLPVSVIIRTTLQDLESRAGVGVSGAGTVIPIAEVIRMAAHANHYLAVFDRATGSALELFRAKRIASPAQRIMLIARDGGCTKPCCTVGAYGSQVHHVTADWADGGNTNVDELGLACGPDNRSVGTDGWTTRMNERGEVEWIPPPGLDTGQARINYYHRPERLLRPPDDEPLPQGDQSVGAVADAEQDGFDHAEKSPVLPNDEPHEPGGPAPPDGRAA; translated from the coding sequence ATGTATGTTCGAAGTATGTCGACAGGTGGAGTGCAGGCCGCGGTTGCGGCGGTACGCGCTGCCTTCGATGAATTGGCTGGCTGCGATGTGGATCTACTAACCCGTACAGATCTCGTCGGTGCGCTCGATGAGCTCGAAACCCTGTGGTGCCAGATGCCTTCGGTCAGGAACCGGATGTTGGCCCGGTTGCAGAAGGAGGCGACACCGAAGGAGATGGGCGCCAAGTCCTGGAAACAGGTGCTCTCGGTGCGGTGGCGGATCTCGGCCGGCGAGGCCCATCGTCGGTTGACCGAAGCCTCCCTGTTGGCGCCCCGGCAGGCATTGACCGGATCTCCGTTGCCGCCCGCGTTATCCGCCACCGCGTCCGCCCAGGCTCTCGGGGTGATCAATGACGAGCACGTCGCGGTCATCCGCAAAGCCGTCGACAATCTGCCGGGTTTCGTCGACCCCGTTACCCGGGAACAGTTCGAGATCCAGTTGGTCGGTACCGCAGTCAAGCACGGTCCCCGAGAACTCAAAGACTGCGCCGAGCGGACGCTGTTTTTGCTCGATCAGGACGGTCCGGAACCGGATGACACCGAACGCGCCCGTAAACGCTCGGTATTGGCGAGCAGACAGCGCTCTGACGGAATGATCGATCTGCGCGCCACGCTGACGCCGGAGGCCTGGGCGGTGTGGGAACCGATCCTGGCCAGATTCGCTGCGCCCGGGATGTGTAATCCCGACGATCCTCACCCCTGCACCTCAGGAACCCCGTCCCAGGCCCAGATTGACAACGACGGACGTAGCTTGGGTCAGCGTCAGCATGACGCCCTGCTCGCCGCCGGCCGGATCGCGCTGATGAGTGGTGAGCTCGGGAAGCTCAACGGGTTGCCGGTGTCGGTGATCATTCGTACCACCCTGCAGGATCTGGAGTCCCGCGCCGGTGTCGGCGTCAGCGGCGCGGGGACGGTGATACCGATCGCTGAGGTGATCAGGATGGCTGCCCACGCCAATCACTACCTGGCTGTGTTCGACCGAGCCACCGGTTCGGCGCTGGAGCTGTTCCGCGCCAAGCGAATCGCGTCGCCGGCGCAGCGGATCATGTTGATCGCACGCGACGGCGGCTGCACCAAACCCTGCTGCACCGTCGGCGCCTATGGCTCCCAGGTGCATCATGTCACCGCCGATTGGGCCGACGGTGGCAACACCAATGTTGACGAGCTCGGCCTGGCCTGCGGACCCGACAACCGCAGCGTGGGGACCGACGGATGGACCACCAGGATGAACGAACGCGGCGAGGTCGAATGGATCCCGCCGCCCGGCCTGGACACCGGACAAGCTCGCATCAACTACTACCACCGACCCGAACGGCTCCTCAGACCACCCGACGACGAGCCACTTCCACAAGGCGACCAAAGTGTTGGAGCGGTTGCCGATGCAGAACAGGATGGGTTCGACCACGCCGAAAAGTCGCCCGTCCTCCCCAACGACGAGCCCCACGAACCTGGCGGACCCGCGCCACCGGACGGTCGAGCCGCCTGA
- a CDS encoding DUF4389 domain-containing protein has product MSTAPSAENPTSGTTVYRNEDTRRYPVRLRGDLDPQLSRWQWMVKWFLAIPHYIVLVFLHLAYVVVTVIAFFSILFTGNYPRGLFEFNVGVLRWRWRVTFYAFGVLGTDKYPPFSLDSDPTYPADMEVDYPQRLHRGLVLIKWWLLAIPHYLVLMAFFASVQLGADDGQGGLMLSLMAILLIIAAVALLFTARYPRGLFDLIVGVHRWSVRVQAYTSLMCDEYPPLRLDMGARESVAVASSAESAKP; this is encoded by the coding sequence ATGAGTACCGCACCCTCCGCGGAAAACCCGACGTCGGGAACAACCGTGTATCGCAACGAAGACACTCGGCGCTATCCGGTACGCCTCCGTGGTGACCTCGACCCCCAGCTTTCCCGCTGGCAGTGGATGGTGAAGTGGTTTCTCGCAATACCGCATTACATCGTCTTGGTTTTCCTGCACCTCGCCTACGTAGTCGTCACGGTCATCGCGTTCTTCTCGATCCTCTTCACCGGCAACTACCCGCGGGGGTTGTTCGAATTCAATGTCGGTGTCCTGCGGTGGCGCTGGCGCGTGACCTTCTACGCATTCGGAGTCCTCGGCACCGACAAGTACCCGCCGTTCAGCCTCGACAGCGATCCCACTTACCCGGCCGACATGGAGGTCGATTACCCGCAGCGCCTGCATCGCGGACTGGTTCTGATCAAGTGGTGGCTCTTGGCAATTCCGCACTATCTTGTCCTCATGGCGTTCTTCGCGTCCGTGCAGTTGGGTGCGGACGACGGTCAGGGCGGCCTGATGCTGTCGTTGATGGCGATCCTCCTGATCATCGCTGCGGTGGCGTTGCTGTTCACCGCCCGCTATCCGCGCGGGCTGTTCGACCTCATCGTCGGCGTCCACCGATGGTCCGTCCGGGTGCAGGCCTACACCTCGTTGATGTGCGACGAATACCCACCGTTGCGGCTCGACATGGGCGCGCGTGAGTCGGTCGCGGTGGCCTCCAGCGCAGAGTCGGCGAAACCGTAG
- a CDS encoding HEPN domain-containing protein, with protein MSSDDLTSKQAWRGTFWLPDKPDEVLEGFLTYEPNDGVTLKFVSGFDDRTITATSPTGYRVTSGSRRFPLIHGAVDGAATAVTLVDCQVVRQQSGFPTGGIRNQDISADRVLTGVLLSRADSPVFSGVCIEVENLTEWDRHDEMTIFFDPSEDSPRRENWRVHVNPLQPLSASVGELTIKLVRQYRQPRFDLRRDRVDATVSTFTYLSINASAPRSMDEWFEVTKAFQDLITLAMDAPCAMLSESLIASAPLLESESARARKMIDVFGEHILLGERDVDGAENRKALFTLGSEGVDFARIVSEWLRIHVDFRTTCDMLFGMKYVKGGYLQTELITAVAAAESLHAALKLDPPIPDEEFVQRRKRLMDCTPKDQREWLHRKLGTNEHVLRQRLMDLANIPYPEIMAEILPDPGAWAKAAKDERNAVAHGGQDMTRDVPLLSAIVTTTNAVVILNLLQQLGIPAERVKVALNQNRTLKSAKYLARKHWPAPKAI; from the coding sequence TTGAGCAGCGATGACCTCACGAGCAAGCAGGCTTGGCGCGGCACCTTTTGGCTTCCCGATAAACCCGATGAGGTGTTGGAAGGGTTCTTGACCTACGAACCCAACGACGGCGTCACGCTCAAGTTCGTGTCGGGGTTCGATGATCGGACGATAACCGCAACGTCGCCGACGGGGTACCGGGTGACTTCAGGTTCCCGTCGTTTCCCCCTCATTCACGGTGCTGTCGACGGTGCGGCTACCGCCGTAACGCTTGTTGACTGCCAAGTTGTACGCCAGCAGTCGGGGTTTCCGACAGGCGGCATTCGGAATCAAGACATCTCGGCGGATCGGGTGCTGACTGGTGTTCTCCTCAGTCGCGCTGATAGTCCGGTCTTCTCGGGTGTTTGCATCGAAGTAGAGAATCTAACCGAGTGGGATCGCCATGATGAGATGACGATCTTCTTTGATCCCTCCGAGGACTCGCCGCGCCGCGAGAACTGGCGTGTACACGTCAACCCGCTGCAGCCGCTCAGTGCATCGGTCGGGGAACTGACGATCAAGCTTGTACGGCAGTATCGGCAGCCGAGATTTGATTTGCGCAGGGATCGTGTGGACGCCACAGTTTCGACCTTCACCTATCTCAGCATCAACGCGTCGGCACCAAGGTCGATGGATGAATGGTTTGAGGTCACGAAAGCATTCCAGGATCTGATCACTCTCGCCATGGACGCTCCGTGCGCAATGCTGAGCGAGTCGCTGATTGCGTCCGCGCCGTTGCTGGAGAGCGAATCGGCACGAGCGCGGAAAATGATTGATGTCTTCGGAGAGCATATCCTCCTAGGTGAGCGCGATGTCGATGGTGCGGAGAACCGCAAAGCGCTGTTCACGCTCGGATCCGAGGGCGTGGACTTCGCCAGGATTGTCTCCGAGTGGCTGCGGATCCATGTCGACTTCCGAACGACCTGCGACATGCTTTTCGGAATGAAGTATGTAAAGGGCGGCTACTTGCAGACGGAGTTGATCACGGCAGTGGCTGCGGCCGAGTCGCTGCACGCGGCGCTGAAGCTCGACCCTCCCATCCCCGACGAAGAGTTCGTCCAACGGCGGAAGCGTTTGATGGACTGCACGCCGAAAGATCAGCGTGAATGGCTTCACCGAAAACTCGGCACGAACGAGCACGTACTTCGGCAGCGGCTAATGGACCTCGCAAACATCCCGTATCCAGAGATTATGGCTGAGATTTTGCCCGATCCTGGGGCGTGGGCTAAGGCGGCCAAGGATGAGCGCAATGCGGTGGCGCATGGCGGTCAGGACATGACCCGCGATGTTCCACTGCTCAGCGCTATCGTCACCACCACAAATGCTGTGGTAATCCTCAATCTGTTGCAACAGTTGGGGATTCCTGCTGAGCGAGTCAAGGTCGCTCTCAATCAGAATCGAACGTTGAAGTCGGCGAAGTACCTTGCGCGAAAGCACTGGCCCGCACCGAAGGCGATCTGA